The Vulpes vulpes isolate BD-2025 chromosome 10, VulVul3, whole genome shotgun sequence genome has a window encoding:
- the CRYBB1 gene encoding beta-crystallin B1 isoform X2, which translates to MGQNIREDFLEELVVFEQENFQGRRVEFSGECLNLGDRGFDRVRSLIVTSGPWVAFEQSNFRGEMFVLEKGEYPRWDTWSSSYRSDRLMSFRPIKMDSQEHKICLFEGANFKGNTMEIQEDDVPSLWVYGFCDRVGSVRVSSGTWVGYQYPGYRGYQYLLEPGDFRHWNEWGAFQPQMQAVRRLRDRQWHREGCFPVLAAEPPK; encoded by the exons ATGGGGCAGAacatcagggaagacttcctggaggag CTGGTGGTCTTCGAGCAGGAGAACTTCCAGGGCCGTCGTGTGGAATTCTCTGGGGAGTGCTTGAACCTGGGAGACCGTGGCTTTGACCGAGTGCGCAGCCTCATTGTCACCTCGGGACC CTGGGTCGCCTTTGAGCAGTCCAACTTCCGCGGGGAGATGTTCGTCCTGGAGAAAGGCGAGTACCCACGCTGGGACACGTGGTCGAGCAGCTACCGCAGTGACAGGCTCATGTCCTTCCGGCCTATCAAGATG gACTCCCAGGAGCACAAGATCTGCCTGTTTGAGGGTGCCAACTTCAAGGGCAACACCATGGAGATCCAGGAGGATGATGTGCCCAGTCTTTGGGTCTACGGCTTCTGTGACCGTGTTGGCAGCGTGAGGGTCTCCAGCGGAAC CTGGGTCGGCTATCAATATCCCGGCTACCGTGGGTACCAGTATCTCCTGGAGCCAGGTGACTTCCGGCATTGGAACGAGTGGGGGGCCTTCCAGCCACAGATGCAGGCAGTGCGTCGCCTGCGTGACAGGCAGTGGCACCGTGAGGGCTGCTTCCCGGTCCTGGCTGCTGAGCCTCCCAAGTGA
- the CRYBA4 gene encoding beta-crystallin A4 codes for MTLQCTKSAGHWKIVVWDEEGFQGRRHEFTAECPSVLELGFETVRSLKVLSGAWVGFEHAGFQGQQYVLERGEYPSWDAWSGNTAYPADRLTSFRPVACANHRDSRLTIFEQENFLGRKGELSDDYPSLQAMGWDGNEVGSFHVHSGAWVCSQFPGYRGFQYVLECDHHSGDYKHFREWGSHAQTFQVQSVRRIQQ; via the exons ATGACCCTGCAGTGCACCAAGTCCGCAGGACACTGGAAG ATTGTGGTTTGGGATGAGGAGGGTTTCCAGGGCCGGAGGCATGAGTTTACTGCAGAGTGCCCCAGTGTGCTGGAGCTTGGCTTTGAGACTGTGCGATCTTTGAAAGTGCTGAGTGGAGC GTGGGTAGGCTTTGAGCATGCTGGCTTCCAAGGGCAGCAGTACGTGCTGGAGCGGGGCGAGTACCCGTCCTGGGACGCCTGGAGTGGAAACACAGCCTACCCCGCCGACAGGCTCACCTCCTTCCGACCGGTGGCTTGTGCT AACCACCGTGACTCGAGGCTGACCATCTTCGAGCAAGAGAACTTTCTGGGCAGGAAAGGCGAGCTGAGTGACGACTACCCCTCCCTCCAGGCCATGGGCTGGGATGGCAATGAAGTGGGCTCCTTCCACGTCCACTCGGGGGC CTGGGTTTGCTCCCAGTTCCCTGGCTACCGAGGCTTTCAGTACGTGCTGGAGTGTGATCACCACTCAGGCGACTACAAGCATTTCCGAGAGTGGGGCTCTCATGCCCAGACCTTCCAGGTGCAGAGCGTCCGCAGGATCCAGCAGTGA
- the CRYBB1 gene encoding beta-crystallin B1 isoform X1, which yields MSQAVKASATAAVNPGPDGKGKGAPAAGPAPGPGPALAPASVPTTKAGDLPPGSYKLVVFEQENFQGRRVEFSGECLNLGDRGFDRVRSLIVTSGPWVAFEQSNFRGEMFVLEKGEYPRWDTWSSSYRSDRLMSFRPIKMDSQEHKICLFEGANFKGNTMEIQEDDVPSLWVYGFCDRVGSVRVSSGTWVGYQYPGYRGYQYLLEPGDFRHWNEWGAFQPQMQAVRRLRDRQWHREGCFPVLAAEPPK from the exons ATGTCTCAGGCTGTGAAGGCCTCAGCTACGGCTGCAGTGAACCCGGGGCCTGATGGGAAGGGAAAGGGCGCCCCGGCCGCAGGAcctgcccccggccccggccctgccctggccccagcctcgGTGCCAACGACCAAAGCCGGGGACCTGCCTCCCGGCAGCTACAAG CTGGTGGTCTTCGAGCAGGAGAACTTCCAGGGCCGTCGTGTGGAATTCTCTGGGGAGTGCTTGAACCTGGGAGACCGTGGCTTTGACCGAGTGCGCAGCCTCATTGTCACCTCGGGACC CTGGGTCGCCTTTGAGCAGTCCAACTTCCGCGGGGAGATGTTCGTCCTGGAGAAAGGCGAGTACCCACGCTGGGACACGTGGTCGAGCAGCTACCGCAGTGACAGGCTCATGTCCTTCCGGCCTATCAAGATG gACTCCCAGGAGCACAAGATCTGCCTGTTTGAGGGTGCCAACTTCAAGGGCAACACCATGGAGATCCAGGAGGATGATGTGCCCAGTCTTTGGGTCTACGGCTTCTGTGACCGTGTTGGCAGCGTGAGGGTCTCCAGCGGAAC CTGGGTCGGCTATCAATATCCCGGCTACCGTGGGTACCAGTATCTCCTGGAGCCAGGTGACTTCCGGCATTGGAACGAGTGGGGGGCCTTCCAGCCACAGATGCAGGCAGTGCGTCGCCTGCGTGACAGGCAGTGGCACCGTGAGGGCTGCTTCCCGGTCCTGGCTGCTGAGCCTCCCAAGTGA